One region of Roseicitreum antarcticum genomic DNA includes:
- the arfB gene encoding alternative ribosome rescue aminoacyl-tRNA hydrolase ArfB, translating into MLRITDSITLQDWELTETFTRSSGPGGQNVNKVSSAVELRFEAERSPSLPPPVKARLKRLAGRRWTSEGAIVIRAEETRSQTRNRELARERLAELIRDASVVQKRRVPTRPTLASKRRRVEAKTRRGAVKSLRKVSTDDE; encoded by the coding sequence ATGCTGCGCATCACCGACTCCATCACCCTGCAAGACTGGGAACTGACCGAAACCTTCACCCGGTCGTCAGGGCCAGGCGGGCAGAATGTGAACAAGGTCTCATCAGCGGTCGAGCTGCGGTTCGAGGCAGAGCGCAGTCCGTCGCTTCCCCCGCCCGTCAAGGCACGGCTGAAGCGTCTGGCGGGGCGGCGCTGGACAAGTGAAGGCGCGATCGTCATCCGGGCCGAGGAAACCCGCAGCCAGACCCGCAACCGCGAACTGGCGCGCGAGCGCCTCGCCGAACTGATCCGCGACGCCAGCGTGGTGCAAAAGCGCCGCGTTCCGACCCGGCCCACCCTGGCCAGCAAGCGTCGCAGGGTCGAAGCCAAGACCCGGCGCGGCGCGGTCAAATCGCTGCGCAAAGTCTCGACCGACGACGAATAG
- a CDS encoding queuosine precursor transporter yields the protein MTRTYLPGILAMAAIVVASNIGVQILLGDWLTWGAFTYPVAFLVTDVMNRVYGPAAARRVVWAGFAVGVVCSLIGTQIMGEFGPLVTLRIAIASGAAFLTAQLIDVAIFNRLRGGAWWRAPLASTLIGSTLDTVIFFTVSFSAALVFLEPSNPPAWAWDMLPVLGMGPDAPLWVSLAIADWCVKLGLALLALVPFRIIVRKLSQPVA from the coding sequence ATGACACGTACTTACCTGCCAGGTATCCTGGCAATGGCCGCCATTGTGGTGGCATCGAACATCGGGGTTCAGATCCTGCTGGGCGACTGGCTGACGTGGGGGGCCTTCACCTACCCCGTCGCTTTCCTTGTCACCGACGTGATGAACAGGGTCTATGGCCCCGCTGCCGCGCGCCGGGTCGTCTGGGCGGGCTTTGCCGTGGGCGTGGTCTGCTCGCTCATCGGGACGCAGATCATGGGCGAGTTCGGGCCGCTGGTCACCCTGCGCATCGCCATCGCGTCCGGCGCGGCCTTCCTGACGGCACAACTGATCGACGTGGCAATTTTCAACCGTTTGCGCGGCGGGGCGTGGTGGCGCGCGCCACTGGCATCGACGTTGATCGGATCGACTCTGGACACCGTGATATTCTTCACCGTCAGCTTTTCGGCGGCACTGGTGTTCCTGGAACCATCGAACCCGCCAGCCTGGGCATGGGATATGCTGCCCGTTCTGGGCATGGGCCCCGATGCACCCCTGTGGGTCAGTCTGGCCATCGCAGACTGGTGCGTAAAACTTGGGCTGGCCCTGCTGGCGCTGGTACCCTTCCGGATCATTGTCAGAAAATTATCGCAACCTGTCGCATAA
- a CDS encoding Re/Si-specific NAD(P)(+) transhydrogenase subunit alpha yields MKIGALKETYQGEARVAMTPDSAAQLQKLGHECLIESGAGVAAGFADDLYKSAGVTVVDGAKSLWDAADVVIKVREPSKAEAAMVRSSQTLISFFWPAQNEEMLNLFKDKGATAVAMDMVPRISRAQKMDALSSMANIAGYRAVIEAGNNFGRFFTGQITAAGKVPPAKVLIVGAGVAGLAAIGTATSLGAVTYAFDVRPEVAEQIESMGAEFVFLEFEEAAQDGAATGGYAAPSSPEFREKQLEKFREMAPEIDIVITTALIPGRPAPKLWTEDMVRLMKPGSVIVDLAAEKGGNCDLTVMDQKIVTDNGVTIVGYTDFPSRMAAQASTLYSTNIRHMLTDLTPNKDGEIFHNMEDDVIRGATVTHNSEITFPPPPPRVKAIAAAKPKAPEKSAGEKAAEAAAAMKKAGRNQIAMLVIGGVLMLLIGTVAPASFLQHFIVFALACFVGFHVIWGVAHSLHTPLMAVTNAVSSIIILGALLQIGSSSIIVTLLSAIAILIASINIVGGFMVTRRMLAMFQKS; encoded by the coding sequence GTGAAAATCGGCGCACTTAAGGAAACGTATCAAGGCGAGGCACGGGTGGCGATGACGCCTGACAGTGCTGCGCAGTTGCAAAAACTGGGCCATGAATGCCTGATCGAATCCGGGGCCGGCGTGGCCGCGGGCTTTGCGGATGACTTGTATAAATCAGCAGGCGTCACGGTGGTTGACGGCGCGAAATCGCTCTGGGACGCCGCAGACGTGGTGATCAAGGTCCGCGAACCGTCGAAGGCCGAGGCCGCAATGGTGCGCAGCAGTCAGACGCTGATCTCATTCTTCTGGCCTGCCCAGAACGAAGAGATGCTGAACCTGTTCAAGGACAAGGGCGCGACCGCCGTTGCCATGGATATGGTACCGCGAATTTCGCGGGCGCAGAAAATGGACGCGCTGTCGTCCATGGCGAATATCGCTGGCTACCGCGCGGTAATCGAAGCCGGCAACAACTTTGGCCGCTTTTTCACCGGGCAGATCACGGCGGCAGGCAAAGTGCCGCCCGCCAAGGTCCTGATCGTCGGTGCGGGCGTCGCGGGCCTAGCGGCCATCGGCACCGCAACCAGTCTTGGCGCCGTCACCTATGCCTTCGACGTGCGACCCGAAGTGGCCGAGCAGATCGAATCCATGGGGGCCGAATTCGTGTTCCTGGAATTCGAAGAAGCAGCGCAGGACGGTGCCGCGACCGGGGGCTATGCTGCCCCTTCAAGCCCGGAATTCCGCGAGAAGCAGCTTGAGAAATTCCGCGAGATGGCGCCCGAGATCGACATCGTCATCACCACCGCCCTGATCCCCGGACGCCCGGCGCCGAAACTCTGGACCGAAGATATGGTCAGGTTGATGAAGCCCGGGTCGGTCATCGTTGACCTGGCGGCGGAAAAGGGTGGCAACTGCGACCTGACCGTGATGGACCAGAAGATTGTCACCGACAACGGCGTGACCATCGTGGGTTACACCGACTTCCCGTCGCGCATGGCGGCGCAGGCGTCGACCCTCTATTCCACCAACATCCGTCACATGCTGACCGACCTGACGCCCAACAAGGATGGCGAGATCTTCCACAACATGGAGGATGACGTGATCCGCGGGGCTACAGTCACGCATAACAGCGAAATCACCTTCCCGCCACCGCCGCCGAGGGTAAAGGCCATCGCCGCCGCCAAACCCAAGGCCCCTGAGAAATCGGCCGGGGAAAAGGCTGCCGAGGCGGCCGCCGCGATGAAGAAGGCCGGACGCAACCAGATTGCAATGCTGGTCATCGGCGGTGTGCTGATGCTGCTGATCGGCACCGTGGCCCCCGCCAGCTTCCTGCAACACTTCATCGTTTTCGCGCTGGCCTGCTTCGTGGGCTTCCACGTGATCTGGGGGGTGGCGCATTCGCTGCATACGCCGTTGATGGCCGTCACCAACGCTGTGTCATCAATCATCATTCTGGGCGCGCTGCTTCAGATCGGTTCATCCAGCATCATCGTCACACTCCTGTCGGCGATTGCCATTTTAATTGCATCCATCAACATCGTGGGCGGCTTCATGGTCACCCGCCGCATGTTGGCGATGTTCCAGAAAAGCTGA
- the kynU gene encoding kynureninase, whose product MTDFEATRAMFHLPEGVIYLDGNSLGPRPLTALARVQRMLADEWGDMLITGWNRAGWMDQPARMGDRIARLIGAEAGHVVLGDTLSIKVYQALASALEMVPDRRVIMSDTGNFPSDLYMADGLCRTLGQGYTLRTVPPEEVADAIDETTAVLMLTEVDYRTGRRHDMPALTARAHAAGALAIWDLAHSAGATDVHVADGHADFAVGCTYKYLNAGPGGPAFIYVAPRHADSARPALSGWLGHEAPFAFDQDYRPGTGIERMRVGTPPVIQIAALDAALDIWDGVAITDVRARSLELTDAFIAGVERACPDLELATPRDHAARGSQVSFRHPDGYAIMQALIARGVIGDFRAPDILRFGFTPLFIGMAEVDAACAVIAEVMAGRLWDRPEYLTRGRVT is encoded by the coding sequence ATGACGGATTTCGAGGCGACGCGGGCGATGTTTCATTTGCCTGAGGGGGTGATTTACCTGGATGGTAACTCCCTCGGGCCACGGCCTCTGACGGCTTTGGCGCGCGTGCAACGGATGCTGGCGGATGAGTGGGGCGACATGCTCATCACGGGCTGGAACCGCGCTGGCTGGATGGACCAGCCCGCGCGCATGGGTGACCGGATCGCACGGCTGATCGGGGCCGAGGCGGGGCATGTCGTGCTGGGCGATACGCTCTCGATCAAGGTCTATCAGGCGTTGGCCTCGGCCTTGGAGATGGTGCCGGACCGCCGTGTCATTATGTCGGACACCGGCAATTTCCCGTCCGACCTCTATATGGCTGACGGGCTGTGCCGCACGCTGGGGCAGGGATATACGCTGCGCACCGTTCCGCCCGAAGAGGTTGCCGATGCCATTGATGAGACCACCGCCGTCCTGATGCTGACCGAGGTGGATTATCGCACCGGTCGCCGCCACGACATGCCTGCGTTGACAGCGCGCGCCCATGCGGCGGGGGCGCTGGCTATCTGGGATCTAGCGCATTCCGCCGGGGCGACGGATGTGCATGTGGCCGACGGCCATGCCGATTTCGCAGTGGGTTGTACCTACAAGTACCTCAACGCTGGGCCGGGCGGTCCGGCGTTCATTTATGTGGCGCCCCGTCATGCCGACAGCGCCCGCCCCGCCCTGTCGGGCTGGCTGGGCCATGAGGCCCCATTTGCCTTCGATCAGGACTATCGCCCGGGGACAGGGATCGAGCGGATGCGCGTGGGCACCCCGCCAGTGATCCAGATCGCCGCGCTGGATGCGGCACTCGACATCTGGGACGGGGTCGCGATCACCGATGTGCGCGCCCGGTCGCTGGAGCTGACCGATGCCTTTATCGCCGGGGTCGAAAGGGCCTGCCCCGATCTGGAACTGGCGACCCCGCGCGACCATGCCGCGCGCGGCAGTCAGGTCAGTTTCCGGCACCCCGACGGTTATGCGATCATGCAGGCGCTGATTGCGCGGGGTGTGATCGGCGATTTTCGCGCACCCGATATCTTGCGGTTTGGCTTCACACCTTTATTCATCGGAATGGCCGAGGTTGATGCGGCTTGCGCTGTGATCGCAGAGGTGATGGCGGGACGGCTGTGGGACAGGCCCGAATACCTGACCCGTGGGCGGGTGACCTGA
- the pntB gene encoding Re/Si-specific NAD(P)(+) transhydrogenase subunit beta, which translates to MSIGLVTAAYIVASILFILSLGGLSNQEKAKRAVWYGIVGMALAVVATVFGPGSGMIWLAIILIVIGGAIGAYLSGKVEMTQMPELVAALHSFVGLAAVFIGLNADIELGRVTALSAEARAALEGFSAVLAYKTPVEISILKVEVFLGVFIGAVTFTGSVVAYGKLSGKVDSKALTLPFRHGLNLIGLLACVLLMVLYMQGAGIWTMVLTAIIAGAIGWHLIMAIGGADMPVVVSMLNSYSGWAAAAIGFTLGNDLLIVTGALVGSSGAILSYIMCKAMNRNFVSVILGGFGGAQGPSAEMEGEQIAIDADGVASALNEADSVVIVPGYGMAVAQAQQSVSELTRKLRAKGKTVRFGIHPVAGRLPGHMNVLLAEAKVPYDIVLEMDEINDDFPTTDVVIVIGSNDIVNPAAQDDPNSPIAGMPVLEVWKAKQVFVSKRGQGTGYSGIENPLFYKENTRMFYGDAKASIDALLPMIES; encoded by the coding sequence ATGAGCATCGGACTGGTAACGGCCGCGTATATTGTGGCATCCATTCTCTTCATCCTGTCGCTGGGCGGTCTCAGCAATCAGGAGAAAGCAAAACGCGCCGTCTGGTACGGCATTGTCGGCATGGCGTTGGCCGTGGTGGCCACCGTCTTCGGGCCCGGGTCGGGCATGATCTGGCTGGCGATCATCCTGATCGTCATCGGGGGCGCAATCGGGGCTTATCTGTCGGGCAAGGTCGAAATGACCCAGATGCCCGAACTGGTTGCGGCGCTACACAGCTTTGTCGGGTTGGCCGCGGTTTTCATCGGGTTGAACGCTGATATCGAGTTGGGGCGCGTCACGGCGCTGAGCGCCGAGGCACGCGCGGCGCTGGAAGGTTTCAGCGCGGTGCTGGCCTATAAAACACCCGTCGAAATCTCGATCCTGAAGGTCGAGGTGTTCCTAGGCGTCTTCATCGGTGCGGTAACCTTTACAGGGTCGGTCGTGGCCTATGGCAAACTATCGGGCAAGGTGGACAGCAAGGCGCTGACCCTGCCCTTCCGCCACGGGCTGAACCTGATCGGGCTGTTGGCCTGCGTGCTGCTGATGGTCCTTTACATGCAAGGCGCGGGCATCTGGACCATGGTGCTGACCGCGATCATCGCGGGTGCCATCGGCTGGCACCTGATCATGGCCATCGGCGGCGCAGATATGCCGGTGGTCGTCTCGATGCTCAACAGCTATTCTGGCTGGGCGGCGGCGGCCATTGGCTTCACACTGGGCAATGATCTGCTGATCGTCACCGGGGCGCTGGTGGGTTCGTCCGGCGCGATCTTGTCGTATATCATGTGCAAGGCGATGAACCGCAACTTCGTTAGCGTGATCTTGGGCGGCTTTGGCGGGGCGCAGGGCCCGTCAGCCGAGATGGAGGGCGAACAAATTGCCATCGACGCAGACGGCGTTGCGTCTGCCCTCAACGAAGCCGACAGCGTTGTGATCGTGCCGGGCTATGGCATGGCGGTGGCGCAGGCGCAGCAATCGGTCAGCGAACTGACGCGCAAGCTGCGCGCCAAGGGCAAGACCGTGCGCTTTGGCATCCACCCCGTCGCGGGCCGCCTGCCCGGCCATATGAACGTGCTGCTGGCCGAGGCAAAGGTACCCTATGACATCGTGCTGGAGATGGACGAGATCAACGATGACTTCCCAACCACCGATGTGGTGATCGTTATCGGGTCGAATGACATCGTGAACCCAGCGGCGCAGGATGACCCCAACAGCCCCATCGCCGGCATGCCCGTGCTGGAGGTCTGGAAAGCCAAACAGGTGTTCGTCTCGAAACGCGGTCAGGGCACCGGCTATTCCGGGATCGAGAACCCGCTTTTCTACAAGGAAAACACGCGGATGTTCTACGGCGATGCGAAGGCCTCGATCGACGCGCTGCTGCCGATGATCGAAAGCTGA